The following nucleotide sequence is from Malania oleifera isolate guangnan ecotype guangnan chromosome 4, ASM2987363v1, whole genome shotgun sequence.
GGAGACAATTTAAGAGTCGTTtggtatcactataaaaaattagaaaaataaaaataaaaacgaaaactaaaaatcagaaatagaaactaaaaaataaaaaacaacaaccTACTTGGtgaacatttataaaactaatacaaatttttttaaaaaagaagctatttttgtctttaaatcaaaatattataaaaatataattgaaaaaataaaattacaaataatatacattaagaaaattactataataaaaaaattattataattattttacttcattgttctactttcaaattttactttacaataaaaatgttactgaacatgacaattgaaaaatagtaaaaatattttgtaattgacttcattattatttttaaaaatttatgtatatattttttaattatattttaattcatatgatcatttaattttgattttaatttgaaagcagataaaatgaataatttaatccaaaaaatatccatgaatattaaaatttcagaCAAGTTaccaaaacaaaaacataaaatctaatttttatttttttgacaaaAAATCGACAACAAAGACAAAAAACTGAcacaaaaaataaatgcatttaataatctatttcttcactgtggaggaataaaaacataaaaataaaaaataacaatgataccaaacagatCCTTAACTTCTTAAATTTCATTTCTTCAAATCTATCCAAATAAAATCGAAATCCTGTTAGTTTtatcattttgtaattcaaaATTCTTAGTGACATTTTCTTTAGTAATTGACCAAGGTCTCAAAATGACAATTTATTTTCTCATCATTTAGTATTGTTTGTTTAGGAACAACTTCAGAATCAGGAACTCTAGTTTTGCAGCTTTTTGAAGTATGCCTAAAGTTAAGAGCAGTTTGAGCATTTTCTAGGTTTCCAAACACCATATATAAAATCATTTGATGGAACTCTTTCAAACAAAATCAGGAAGATTATCATTAAAATCTATCTCAACACAGATTCATGCATCATATTTTTCATCTTGTTCGTATCTGAATCAAGAAATAGAGGAACTCCCACTGATGAACTAATTATATAGGTCAATCCATAGATGGGGCAGGTCAATGCCTTTTAGcctataattttattaaaaattttttaactACATATATCTCAACTGGCACCTTTGACTaatttttaggagaattttataaTTTAAGGCCCGTTTGGCACCACtgtcaaaaattaaagaaacaaaaaccaaaaacaaaaatcaaaaactaaaaacaaaaatttaaaactaaaaatcaGCAACTATttgattaacatttataaaattaataaaaattaaaaatttaaataaaaaaataattactttcatctttaaattaaataatattataaaaatataattcaaataataaaattacaaataatacacatttaaaaattattataataaaaaaatttattgtagttattttactttaattgttctacttttaaattttactttacaataaaaaaatttattagacataataattaaaaaaatagataaagtattttgtttttagctttattactttttttttttaaatttatatacatttttctttcaattgtatttaaattcatatgatcatttaattttaattttaattttaatttgaaagtgtataaattgaataatttaatctcaaaaaactatttctagataTCAAAATTTCTAGCAACGAGTTATcaaatgaaaaccataaaatttaattttcaattttttgacaaaCAAATAAAAACCGACACCAGAAACAGAAAACACAAAAACAAATGAATTcttataatctatttcttcactaTGGAAATATAGAAATATCAACTATACCAAACAAACCCTAGGCAAATGCTTTTGGAGCTTTTGGAGATAGCATTTGGGCAACGTTGAGGCGAGAAGACATCCAGTTGCTTACATTAACAAAGTTCTTTTTCCAAAAACACCATCTACTTTCTATCAATGAAAAACAATTGTTTGCATTTCTTTACCCAAACAATTGGACAAGTGGAGTCATTATCTTATATTCTTATAGAAAGACACTATCATCAAAGCTTGAAATTTTTGTTGCGACAAAGGGTTAACAATCCAAGCCAGCGTTCTTGGTTACCTAAGCTGCTTCTGGGATAGAAATATCATATAAACGGGGCAAATAAAACATGGCTGTAGATGCTCTCTCCAGAATTCACTAACATGAACTACCGGGCTTTACTGGCTATCCCAATAGTTTCAACTCTCTCTTTTCTCAAATACAGCATAGTTGGCAACAGCAAGATTTGCATATACAAAACATTATCATTCAATTGCAGACAAAATCCAACTTTCATTCTAAATATCCATGGCAGTCAGAGCAGCTTAGATGGAATTGACGGCCTGCAGATCATTGAATTGTATCACAACAATTCAGTTTGAGGGCATTCAGGGGTAATAGTTTCATTCTAGGCTAACAGGATCGTTATGTATCATAACAATTCAGCATAAATGTCTGTTTGCAACTGTGAAAATGAGAATGCAACTTCACACACATTCCTATGCCTCAATCCATTTTTACTGATGACTACATGGATTTATATACCACTTTCCACATGGCTTCCTTTAGGCATATTTTCCTAATGAGAATGTATTAAGATGACTTAAAACATCTTAAGGTATACAACAGGAAAAGAATGTACTCAATCTGTGTAATGGCTTCCTTTAGCAGAATGGCCTTATATACCACTTTCCACATGGCCATTAAGTTGTATCTGAATCCTAATATGGTTACCCTCCTCTCCCTATACCATATTTTCCTAAAGAATATTTTATGCATGCACTTGATAGAGAATCACAAGACAAAGaggaaatgatgattttagtgaATTATCACCTTAGAGAAACCCAGAACAGgatgaaataaaatatatataaacacaggACTACAAGGGCAATGAAGTTGCATGTCTTGTATAGGCAACACACAGCTGTATCTCTATTTTGTCAAAAAAATTAGCCACAAATAGTATGATCCCTTCCTATTCTAGGATAGAATTGGCCCTAAAGCTTACAAATTATCAGGTTTCCTAGCTTACAAAAGTTTTTTGGTCAGAGTTCTACTTCTTCACAGCCCAGCAGTTTTGTCACACTCCTGCTACAATATTACATCCCCAATTTCCTCTGACAGCTCAAGCTATTTTGCCTagaagaatgataaaatgggcaACCAAAGTGCTACTTCTAATCAAATGGGCTGAGCTTCTCCAAAGTAGGCTACTTCATATGTTACTGATTTCAAGTttcatttttctgaattttcttttGTAGACAAAGGCCATTTTAGCAGAGGAAATTGACATTATGAATATGATACAGCAGGCTACTTATGAATATGTTACTGATTTCAAGTTTCTTCTCAATCTCGACGAAGGAGGAAGTTAGTTAAAGTTAGTTAGAACAGTTACTAGTTAGACAGTTAGCTGGGATAGTTAAGCAGTTAATCTGTTAGTATTAATTAGTTAGTTAGATGTGACAGGTATTGATATTATAGGTTCAAAGAGAAAGATTTCAAGGAGATGTATTCATATTGAAAATGACATAATTGAATTATtaggttcttcttcttctaactctcaTTCTTGCTGCATAATTGAGGAAGTGAAGATATTATCATATCAAACTAGAGAAAATGTGTTGGTCCCACCCCCTAGGCCTattcaagaaaaaaatatttcaattgtAATTCGTCATTTAGTTTGAAGAGTTTAAAAATGAAGTCTAAGTGATAATTGTTTAGAGTTCTCTCATATTTGAAGCTGAAAGAGAATAGGATCCCATTCAAAGTGTACTAGGGTTAACAATAACAACCATCCCTAAATTAAATATGCTCAATGATAGAAACCCCATCACTTggaatttatttaatttgaatGACAAAAACTTAATCAACAATATTTTGCAGGATCATTGCTTTTAGGATATGAAATCAGGGAACATTAATTATGCACCATTACCTCTAATTAACATACCAAAGTAATAGAAATCTTTAAAACTAAATAGAgcttttttctaattatttttaagaaaaataagtaaaaaactaatttttgactCCAACACTTTAAAGGTTTCTGAATCTCAGAAAAGACCCATGAAACACCTCAATTTGCCATTCCAGTCTTCTTTTTGGTCATTTAGTATTTTTAATCCTTTTACAAGAAAATAAACCAAGCATTTAAGCAAATTATTCAACCAAAGTATGAATAAAGCATGATCACCAAATAATCACATGATCCATCAAACATTCAAGCATATTCAAATGGTAAAAGACACACCTTTGCATGTATTAAACACATCCATTCTTGGAACATGGTTCGACACATGAAAATGAAAGATTCACGTTATGCAAAGTAGCAGACCATGGGTTTCAAAATAAtaaccaaataataataaaaatatttggacCATTCACCTGGACCATGTTTTGATGCATAATCTATGTGAAAGGTTACAGTTAGGCAAAACagaatcaattttaaaaaaataataataataagaagaataagaaattacTTTTGGACCATGCTTCAGCCTATGGGGAAGCTTTAAGTTGGAGCGAACATGAGGAAATgcatataaaacaaaataaagctagaattcaaaattattttggccaCGGATTTGCATTTGAGTTAAAACCTCCAAATCGCCTCTCTTTTTAAAAGGGGAATCAAACTCTTAGTAGTTCAAATAACTAAAAGGGTCAAAATTACCATAAAAACACATCAATCAATATAAGTATTCTTTCATAATTCAATTTATTCTATCATGGATTAACATCCTCAAATCATACAATCAATCATCTCATACACTTAACGTTCTCATAAACAAAAAGACAGAACTCATGGTTCGGTTAAAATAAACATTGATGCAAATCCTAAACATGCTCCTGCTCCTATCCTATATCATGTGAATTAAAACCCAGCACCCAGACAAGTACCCTTTTTGTGAAAGACTACATTTTGATAAGTTTATGTGAAAGTGTAAACTTGAGAGATATTTAAATTCCTGGTAAGCCTgaactttcttcttcactagtacaattttttatttttatttgttactGATCCTTCAGTGAGTCCTATTTATAAGCAAACATGAGACCTGCAGTTGGAATTTTGGCCTCAGATGCAAGGAGGTCATTCAAAGGTGCTCTAAAATTGATCAAGGATTGGAAAAAAGGTGTCTTAAAACATGGAGCGCCATTTGGGGAGAGATGAGCATACAAGAAGCCACAAGAAAAAGGGGATTCAAGCACACATGTGCTTCGCTGCATCCTGTTTCTCTTATTTCGACCCTTATGCTTACCTCGTTTTCCTGCAAGATTTCAAGCATGAAAATTAATAGGTCAAAACTCTTCCATTCTCAAATTTTTGCATCCACAATACACTTGCAAGATCAAATTAATTACAAAAGATGATTTTACTAACATATAATTTTAGCCTTATGCTTACCTCGTTTTCCTGCAAGATTTCAAGCATGAAAATTAATAGGTCAAAACTCTTCCATTCTCAAATTTTTGCATCCACAATACACTTGCAAGATCAAATTAATTACAAAAGATGATTTTACTAACATATAATTTTAGCCTTCGGACCATTCAAATTGAATGTGGGCTTCCTGCATTAACTACTGCTTTTAAATTCTCGAGGGCTCGGCACATATAAAGTTTAATATGAAAATAAGTACAAAAAGGTGTAGGCCAAAGTGGAGTATCCACAAATTGATATAGCAAAATTGCCATGGAAACAACTGGAAGCTAATAATCAGTTTTATAACCATCTTGAATCTTTTGTTGAATTAAGCATATAGCATGTTGATATTTCATAGCTGTAACCAAGCAGCTTAAGCTGCTTAGCAGCAGAGTTTCTAGCAATATGTTGCATGTTAACAACActataaagaaaaataatttcaaaaaatataatactatcGAGGTGCTCACTTTAATGATATACATCTAATCCTCCCAAACACTTAGTTAACTATGACTCTGCTTTTATTGCCCGCCACTTGGCCAACAAAAAATAAGATAACAAAGGGAAGAAGTGTCAACACATgtcaaaataatacaaatattgtTCAAAATATAGGTGTTCTAGATTAAAATTATCAAGTTACTCATTCTTAAATTTAGGATAAATTACATTTAAATCTTCATGAGGCTTGACATGATTACACTCTCAATGATGTTTGGCATGATTATATACTAAAACAACCTAAGGTTTATGCAAACCAATTCCCCCCGtcccaaaccccccccccccccccccaaaacctTCAAAAACACACATACATATCAAATAGTTGACCTTTGTTGTTAACAGAACTAGCCTAATCTACATTAGGGTATCCTATGATCTCATAGTTTTTATTGCATTTAACATCAAACCTCTATTGGGAGAGCTCTTGAGAGTTTGCAGTATCCTAAAAATACTATCCCCATGTACCTGCTTGAATATTTTCCATAAATTGAGTCATCACCCCACAGCCCAGCTAATGACAGGTTAGGTCTAGTGATAAGTGATCAACTTGCCAACTATCTACCTATATTGACACTTGTTCACAACGTCCAGTCCAACATCCCTAGACAACTGCATGTTGTGACCCGTCAAAATATCAACTTGTTTAACTCTCCCAACATATAGCAAATCCAATATATATTTATGCTAGGACAGGTTCAACCCCCTTTCTTACATCATATAATCTCAATGCCAAAAAAGCAAAGAAGTCCTTCATTTGAAATTTTTCTAGAAGCCACTGCTTGACACTTACGATCCTGCTCCAGTCACTGCCTAGTGAttatcaacataaactactaaaAGCACCATACATCTCTCCTTTTTACGTCAAATATCAAATGATCAGAGCAGCACTGCATAAAATCAAATTCAGAGACCAGCATACTAAACTTGTCAAACAAGGCTCTAAGAGCCTGCTTAAGGccataaatggccttatgcaacatacatacatatgtaacCACTCTCCCCTTAAGCAACATGGTGATGCAAACAGCTATAAATTTGGTAGAAAATTCACAAATAAAGGCTGAGATTTCAGAATAGCATTTTGACAACCTTATTTGACTCAAATAACTAAGTAATCCTCAAATCATAAAGAGATAACTGCTGTGAATTTCGATCCAGCAAATAGGGCAATTTCTAGGCACAACTACAACTTTTCGTTAGATCAGTATCCAATACAAGATGACACTTTGCagaaaaaaaacaagaaataagaaacCCTAGGCTAAATCAACCTTTATTTCAAGTTACAAGTGCCAACACCTCAAATCCACACTAGGTCTGAACACCTACCTATTTTGGCACTGTTTACAATGGTAACAATGTTTCTATTAGCCTCTCCACACCCTTAAAAACAATGGAGGGGTTTTAGGCAACGCAAGATTGAATCCTCAAAACCCGAGCCTTTAAATCTTCATAACCCTAGCTAGTCTAAAGTTAGGGTCCAcaagatatcttctcaaagacAAGCAAAAACCTTCCTAGAACAGTGGCTAAAGGCTCCTACTCATAGCATCCCTAAGGCTTCCAAGAGAAACCAACTCCCACTTTGCACATTAACTCTTCTAAAAACCACTTATTTTCTAAAGCTTGACCAAAAATAACTCCAACCGCAAAAGTACCACTGAATAATACAAAACTAGCTCCAAAAGCTAATTTGACCAAAATAAACCCCAAAATTCAGAAATTACAGCCATATATAACAACACATGCTATAAACAAAAAACTATATAAAGATTGTAGACTTGAATCACGTACCCATGAGGTTTCTCCCTGTACTCCTCTTCCTACAAATCCCAATAAAAGAAGGCATTATAAACGTCAATCAAAATTAACTAAACAAAAACTATATAAGGATTGTAGACTTGAATCACGTACCCATGAGGTTTTTCCCTGTACACCTCTTCCTACAAATCCCAATAAAAGAAGGCATTATATACGTCAATCAAAATTAACTGCTACACATGAGCAAAATTTAGCTGAGCAGCAGGAGGGAACTTGTCTTAAaagagcatgtagaatatcagCAAGACAAGTATGCACAAAGACAGGAGGCCCAAGCCCAAAAGAGTT
It contains:
- the LOC131152932 gene encoding uncharacterized protein LOC131152932 isoform X1, whose amino-acid sequence is MPSFIGICRKRCTGKNLMGRGVQGETSWENEVSIRLKLYENEVSIRVEIRETGCSEAHVCLNPLFLVASCMLISPQMALHVLRHLFSNP